One genomic segment of Sminthopsis crassicaudata isolate SCR6 chromosome 4, ASM4859323v1, whole genome shotgun sequence includes these proteins:
- the LOC141541324 gene encoding LOW QUALITY PROTEIN: pyruvate dehydrogenase [acetyl-transferring]-phosphatase 2, mitochondrial-like (The sequence of the model RefSeq protein was modified relative to this genomic sequence to represent the inferred CDS: deleted 2 bases in 1 codon): MSNTLTCWILNSARNSIATLQGKGHLYLRCIHNNNKLKVFSTGLFKSPAVHYGPHNNGFFLQKAFRHTSTEEDFNLQLTPAQISEILRAGELSHKILRCESKFPNPVLKFESNQLAANAPVEDRRSMASCLQTKGMMFGVFDGHGGHACAQAVSERLFYYVAVSMMSHETLEMMENAMACMKPLLPILHWYKHPGDSIYKEVTCMHFDHLRVYWQELLDLRMEMGLSIKEALAYSFQRLDSDISLEIQAPLEDEMLRNLSLQVAFSGATACMAHVDGIHLHVANTGDCRAILGVQENNGAWSCLPLTRDHNAWNKSELLRLKKEHPESEERTVVMDDSVLMPSRAFGDVQLKWSKELQQSILQRGFDTEALNIYRFTPPNYHTPPYLTAEPEITYHKLRRQDKFLVLAFDGLWDLLRNEDVIRLVVEHLQEASRQKPELTGKPANLGLMQSLLLQRKAKGIHAPDQNAATRLIRHAIGCNEYGEMYQERLAAMLALPEDLARMYRDDITVTVVYFNSDSIDMFRKGSE; the protein is encoded by the exons atgtcTAATACCTTGACCTGTTGGATTTTAAATTCAGCCAGAAACAGCATTGCCACCTTACAAGGAAAAGGACATTTGTATTTGAGATGTATCCATAACAACAATAAGTTGAAGGTT TTTTCCACAGGACTATTTAAATCACCAGCAGTACATTATGGACCACACAATAATGGCTTTTTTCTACAAAAAGCTTTCAGGCACACATCCACTGAAGAAGACTTTAATTTGCAGCTCACACCTGCTCAGATAAGTGAAATCCTGAGAGCTGGTGAATTGTCACATAAAATTCTCCGATGTGAGAGCAAATTTCCTAATCCAGTCTTAAAGTTTGAAAGTAACCAGTTGGCTGCCAACGCTCCTGTGGAGGATCGTCGGAGTATGGCCTCTTGCCTTCAAACGAAAGGAATGATGTTTGGTGTCTTTGACGGGCATGGGGGCCATGCGTGTGCTCAGGCAGTAAGTGAAAGGCTCTTCTATTACGTGGCAGTGTCCATGATGTCTCATGAAACCCTGGAGATGATGGAGAATGCCATGGCGTGTATGAAACCTCTCCTGCCCATCCTGCACTGGTACAAACACCCAGGTGACAGTATTTACAAGGAAGTTACTTGCATGCACTTTGACCACCTGCGGGTCTATTGGCAAGAGTTGCTTGATCTGCGTATGGAAATGGGGCTCAGCATCAAGGAAGCTTTAGCTTATTCCTTTCAGAGACTGGATTCTGACATCTCTCTGGAGATCCAAGCTCCCTTGGAGGATGAAATGTTAAGAAACCTTTCCCTACAGGTTGCGTTTTCTGGTGCAACAGCATGTATGGCTCATGTTGATGGGATTCACTTGCATGTGGCAAATACTGGAGACTGTCGTGCTATACTTGGGGTACAGGAGAACAATGGAGCATGGTCTTGTCTGCCCCTTACTCGAGACCATAATGCCTGGAACAAATCTGAGCTCCTAAGGCTAAAGAAGGAACACCCAGAATCTGAGGAGAGGACTGTAGTCATGGATGACAGTGTTCTCATGCCTTCTCGAGCATTCGGCGATGTCCAGTTAAAATGGAGTAAAGAATTGCAGCAGAGTATCCTTCAGAGGGGTTTTGATACTGAGGCTTTAAATATTTATAGGTTTACGCCTCCTAACTATCACACACCGCCTTATTTGACTGCAGAACCAGAAATCACTTACCATAAATTGAGACGCCAGGATAAATTCCTTGTTTTAGCTTTTGATGGACTGTGGGACTTGCTGCGGAATGAGGATGTGATTAGGCTTGTGGTGGAGCACCTTCAAGAGGCCAGTAGGCAGAAACCTGAACTGACTGGGAAACCAGCTAATCTGGGCCTAATGCAAAGCCTGCTACTTCAAAGAAAAGCTAAAGGCATCCATGCCCCTGACCAAAATGCAGCCACTCGCCTAATTAGGCATGCCATTGGATGCAATGAATATGGGGAGATGTACCAGGAGAGGCTTGCCGCCATGTTGGCATTGCCTGAAGATTTAGCAAGGATGTATAGGGATGATATCACAGTTACAGTGGTTTATTTTAATTCTGACTCAATTGACATGTTTCGTAAGGGGAGTGAATGA